A region of Vigna radiata var. radiata cultivar VC1973A chromosome 10, Vradiata_ver6, whole genome shotgun sequence DNA encodes the following proteins:
- the LOC106775980 gene encoding splicing factor 3B subunit 2, with product MAAETLPYQNGGVVANSNDSNSTTKKSRESERRRRRRKQKKNNKASEALRPNSAEDSDDSKENTDSNQVVEQVEIEYVPEKAELIEGMDEEFRKIFEKFSFADATALEDTDKKDGSEENAATNKKADSDSEEEENDNEQKEKGISNKKKKLQRRMKIAELKQICSRPDVVEVWDATASDPKLLVFLKSYRNTVPVPRHWCQKRKFLQGKRGIEKPPFQLPDFIAATGIEKIRQAYIEKEDSKKLKQKQRERMQPKMGKMDIDYQVLHDAFFKYQTKPKLTSLGDLYHEGKEFEVKLREMKPGMLSHELKEALGMPEGAPPPWLINMQRYGPPPSYPHLKIPGLNAPIPPGASFGYHPGGWGKPPVDEYGRPLYGDVFGVQQQELPNYEEEPVDKTKHWGDLEEEEEEEEEEEEEEEEMEEEELEDGIQSVDSLSSTPTGVETPDVIDLRKQQRKEPERPLYQVLEEKEEKIAPGTLLGTTHTYVVGTGAQDKSGAKRVDLLRGQKSDKVDVTLQPEELEAMENVLPAKYEEAREEEKLRSQREDFSDMVAENEKKRKRKMQEKEGKSKKKDFKF from the exons ATGGCCGCGGAAACTCTTCCCTACCAGAACGGCGGCGTCGTTGCCAACTCCAACGACTCCAACTCCACGACCAAAAAATCGCGGGAGAGCGAGCGCCGTCGCCGTCGCCGGAAGcagaagaagaacaacaaaGCATCTGAGGCGTTGAGGCCTAACTCTGCTGAAGATAGTGACGATTCGAAAGAAAACACTGATTCAAATCAG GTTGTTGAACAAGTTGAAATTGAGTACGTACCAGAGAAGGCTGAGTTAATTGAAGGCATGGATGAAGAGTTTAGAAAAATCTTTGAGAAATTTAGTTTCGCTGATGCTACTGCTTTGGAG GATACTGATAAGAAGGATGGTTCGGAAGAAAATGCCGCTACTAATAAGAAggctgattctgattctgaagaagaagaaaacgatAACGAGCAAAAAGAGAAAGGCATCtccaacaagaagaaaaag CTTCAACGAAGGATGAAAATTGCTGAACTAAAACAAATTTGCTCAAGGCCAGATGTTGTTGAG GTGTGGGATGCTACTGCATCGGACCCAAAGTTGCTGGTGTTTTTGAAGTCTTATCGGAACACTGTACCTGTACCCAGGCATTGGTGTCAGAAGAGAAAATTTTTACAG GGTAAACGAGGTATAGAGAAACCACCATTTCAGCTTCCCGATTTCATAGCTGCCACTGGAATTGAGAAAATTAGACAG GCTTATATCGAGAAAGAGGATAGTAAGAAGCTGAAACAAAAGCAAAGGGAGCGCATGCAACCAAAAATGGGGAAAATGGATATAGATTATCAG GTTCTTCATGATGCATTCTTTAAATACCAAACAAAGCCTAAACTGACATCTCTCGGAGACCTTTATCATGAAGGAAAAGAATTTGAG GTGAAGTTGAGGGAGATGAAACCTGGCATGTTATCTCATGAATTGAAAGAAGCTCTTGGCATGCCTGAGGGCGCCCCTCCTCCTTGGCTTATAAATATGCAG agATATGGGCCTCCACCATCATACCCTCATCTGAAGATTCCTGGACTGAATGCTCCTATCCCCCCTGGAGCTAGCTTTGGTTATCATCCTGGTGGATGGGGCAAGCCTCCTGTTGACGAA TATGGACGTCCACTGTATGGAGATGTTTTTGGTGTTCAACAGCAAGAACTGCCTAACTATGAG GAAGAGCCAGTTGATAAGACCAAACATTGGGGAGACttggaggaggaagaggaagaagaggaggaggaggaggaagaagaagaagaaatggaggAAGAGGAACTTGAAGATGGTATTCAGTCAGTTGATAGTTTGTCAAG CACTCCCACGGGAGTGGAAACACCTGACGTTATTGACCTCCGGAAGCAACAGAGGAAGGAGCCTGAAAGGCCCCTTTATCAA GTACttgaagagaaggaagaaaaaattgCTCCTGGAACTTTGCTTGGAACCACACACAC TTATGTGGTTGGCACAGGCGCACAGGACAAGTCAGGTGCTAAAAGG GTTGATTTGCTTAGAGGTCAGAAATCAGATAAAGTGGATGTCACTTTACAGCCTGAAGAGTTGGAAGCAATGGAAAATGTTTTGCCTGCGAA GTACGAAGAAGCAAGGGAAGAGGAGAAGTTACGTAGTCAGCGTGAAGATTTCAGTGATATGGTTGCAGAG AacgaaaagaagagaaagagaaagatgcaAGAAAAGGAGGGCAAGTCAAAGAAGAAGGACTTTAAGTTTTAG
- the LOC106774613 gene encoding dof zinc finger protein DOF3.2 has translation MGLSSKQVSNRGLDWDQTLLQAQNLELPKPTPMRKQQQQTQPSEPLKCPRCDSINTKFCYYNNYNKSQPRHFCRACKRHWTKGGTLRNVPVGGGRKNKRAKKSTTTSNGSMDDELRTPVTIPPLAVDDHKTTPSSLYESLCLPQQNPTSTKVSQGKDFGIGNGIFLSSTVPFPQNQSLLFPFTTSNSFDTNTCAVSNSLQSSSVYNYGDEFKILEEPTVNSTMACTSGGSRTQPWEIAATSSGLEMSNYWSWEDIDSLVSTYPNNPWDDSDIKP, from the coding sequence ATGGGGTTGAGTTCTAAGCAGGTTTCTAATAGAGGGCTTGATTGGGACCAGACTTTGTTGCAGGCTCAAAACTTGGAGCTCCCAAAGCCTACTCCTATGAGGAAACAACAGCAACAGACTCAGCCATCAGAGCCTTTGAAGTGTCCAAGATGTGACTCCATTAACACCAAATTCTGTTACTACAACAACTACAACAAGTCTCAACCTCGCCATTTCTGCAGAGCTTGCAAGAGGCACTGGACCAAAGGTGGAACTCTGCGCAACGTTCCTGTTGGCGGTGGTCGAAAGAATAAGCGAGCGAAGAAATCGACCACCACCTCAAATGGAAGCATGGATGATGAATTGAGAACCCCCGTTACAATTCCTCCTCTTGCAGTGGATGATCACAAAACTACACCTTCCTCTCTCTACGAATCTCTGTGCCTGCCACAACAGAATCCGACGAGTACCAAAGTTTCCCAAGGCAAGGACTTTGGTATTGGCAATGGAATCTTTCTGAGCTCAACCGTGCCTTTTCCTCAAAACCAAAGCCTTCTCTTCCCTTTCACAACCTCAAACTCCTTTGACACAAACACGTGTGCAGTATCCAACTCTTTGCAATCCTCCAGTGTGTATAACTACGGTGACGAGTTTAAAATACTGGAGGAACCAACCGTGAACAGTACAATGGCCTGCACTAGTGGTGGCAGCAGGACACAACCATGGGAGATCGCAGCAACAAGTTCTGGCTTGGAAATGTCAAACTATTGGAGTTGGGAGGACATCGATTCGTTGGTCTCAACCTATCCAAATAATCCTTGGGATGATTCCGATATCAAACCCTGA